In Rhizobium sp. ZPR4, a genomic segment contains:
- a CDS encoding ABC transporter ATP-binding protein has product MNAVTTTPDDILLKVDHLSMKFGGLMAINDFSFEAKRGDITALIGPNGAGKTTVFNCITGFYKPTMGMITLNQKAGKEYLLERLPDFRITREAKVARTFQNIRLFSGLTVLENLLVAQHNKLMRASGYTILGLLGIGRYRSEAKNAIELARFWLEKADLIDRADDPAGDLPYGAQRRLEIARAMCTGPELLCLDEPAAGLNPRESLVLNEFLRSIRKDTGTSILLIEHDMSVVMEISDHVIVLEYGQKIADGTPDEVKNDPRVIAAYLGVEDEEVEEVIAEVEHLQEGEH; this is encoded by the coding sequence ATGAACGCTGTGACCACAACCCCCGACGACATTCTGTTGAAGGTCGATCACCTGTCGATGAAGTTCGGCGGCCTTATGGCGATCAACGACTTCTCGTTCGAAGCGAAGCGCGGCGACATCACGGCGCTGATCGGCCCGAACGGCGCCGGCAAGACCACGGTGTTCAACTGCATCACCGGCTTCTACAAGCCGACGATGGGTATGATCACGCTCAACCAGAAGGCCGGCAAGGAATACCTCCTGGAGCGGCTTCCGGATTTTCGGATCACGCGCGAAGCCAAGGTGGCGCGTACCTTCCAGAACATCCGCTTGTTTTCGGGCCTCACCGTGCTCGAAAACCTGCTGGTCGCGCAGCACAACAAGCTGATGCGTGCCTCCGGCTATACGATCCTCGGTCTGCTCGGCATCGGCCGCTATCGTTCCGAGGCGAAGAATGCGATCGAGCTGGCGCGTTTCTGGCTGGAAAAGGCTGATCTCATCGATCGCGCCGACGATCCCGCCGGCGACCTGCCTTATGGAGCGCAACGTCGCCTGGAAATTGCCCGCGCCATGTGCACGGGTCCGGAACTTCTTTGCCTGGACGAGCCGGCCGCCGGTCTCAATCCTCGCGAGTCTCTGGTCCTGAACGAATTCCTGCGCAGCATCCGCAAGGACACCGGCACATCGATCCTGCTGATCGAACACGACATGTCCGTGGTCATGGAAATTTCCGACCATGTCATCGTGCTCGAATATGGGCAGAAGATTGCCGACGGCACGCCGGATGAGGTCAAGAACGACCCTCGAGTGATCGCTGCCTATCTGGGCGTCGAAGATGAGGAAGTGGAAGAGGTGATTGCCGAAGTCGAGCACCTCCAAGAGGGTGAACATTGA
- a CDS encoding FAD-dependent oxidoreductase produces MKSHAKVVVIGGGVVGCSVLYHLTKFGWKDVVLLERSELTSGSTWHAAGGMHTINGDPNVAKLQKYTVELYKEIEEYSGQDIGLHLTSGLMLAATPQRFDWLKSILAKGRYNGLEATLLTPKEAHEMMPLLDPDQFVGALYDPVEGHLDPYGTTHAYARSAKKNGAEIYLHTKVEELVQREDGSWRVITNQGEIIAEHVVNAAGLWAREVGRMVGLELPVLAMEHMYLITEDMPEVIDFNKTTGKELMHCVDFDGEIYLRQERQGMLMGTYEKACRPWSPVTTPWDFGHELLAEDIERITPELEVGFRHFPAFNNAGIKRIINGPFTFSPDGNPLVGPVRGLRNYWSACAVMAGFSQGGGVGLALANWMIYGDPGFDVFAMDVSRYGDYATLAYTNAKVRENYARRFSIRYPNEELPAARPLLTTPIYDKLKEAGGVFGAYYGLEQALWFAPKGEVDQFSWRRSNDFDVVGAEAKAVRESVGLMETSGFAKYSVKGPGAEAFLDRLLTCRIPAVGRMTLAPMLKHDGKLIGDFTLAKLGEGDFLLIGSGIAEAYHMRWFESLLPKDGSVELKALGLSLLGLSIAGPNARKLLQKLTHQDLSTAVFPFMSIRRMDIGMAPAIVGRVSYTGDLGYEIWMKPEHQRYIFDLLMQEGAEFDIRLFGLRALNALRLDKSYGSWAREYRPLYGPFEAGLNRFVALSKEADFIGKAAAAKEKAEGGTLRLRTFILSAGDADVIGDEPIYHNGAVCGWVTSGGYAHGSGLSVAVGYVPKEIADETQGWSIELLGELLPAKLQAEPLFDADGARMRA; encoded by the coding sequence ATGAAAAGCCATGCCAAGGTCGTCGTCATCGGTGGCGGTGTCGTCGGATGTTCGGTGCTCTATCACCTGACGAAATTCGGCTGGAAGGATGTGGTGCTGCTCGAGCGCTCCGAACTGACATCCGGCTCGACCTGGCATGCCGCCGGCGGCATGCATACGATCAACGGCGATCCAAACGTTGCCAAGCTACAGAAATATACGGTCGAGCTCTACAAGGAGATCGAGGAATATTCCGGCCAGGACATCGGTCTGCACCTGACCTCCGGCCTGATGCTGGCCGCCACGCCGCAGCGCTTCGACTGGTTGAAGTCCATTCTCGCCAAGGGCCGCTACAATGGCCTTGAAGCGACGCTGCTGACGCCGAAGGAAGCGCATGAGATGATGCCGCTTCTCGACCCCGATCAGTTCGTTGGCGCGCTTTACGATCCCGTCGAAGGCCATCTCGACCCCTATGGCACCACACATGCCTATGCCCGTTCGGCCAAGAAGAACGGTGCCGAGATCTACCTGCATACCAAGGTGGAAGAGCTGGTGCAGCGCGAGGATGGCTCCTGGCGCGTCATCACCAACCAGGGCGAGATCATCGCCGAGCATGTGGTCAACGCCGCCGGCCTCTGGGCGCGCGAAGTCGGCCGCATGGTGGGGCTCGAGCTGCCGGTGCTCGCCATGGAGCATATGTACCTCATTACCGAGGACATGCCCGAGGTCATCGACTTCAACAAGACGACAGGCAAGGAGCTGATGCACTGCGTCGACTTCGACGGCGAGATCTATCTGCGCCAGGAGCGGCAGGGCATGCTGATGGGCACCTATGAAAAGGCATGTCGCCCATGGTCGCCGGTGACGACGCCCTGGGATTTCGGCCACGAGTTGCTGGCCGAGGATATCGAGCGCATCACGCCGGAGCTGGAAGTCGGCTTCCGCCATTTCCCGGCCTTCAACAATGCCGGTATCAAGCGGATCATCAACGGCCCGTTCACCTTCTCGCCGGATGGTAATCCGCTTGTCGGCCCGGTGCGCGGGCTTCGCAATTACTGGTCGGCCTGCGCCGTCATGGCCGGCTTCAGCCAGGGCGGCGGCGTCGGTCTCGCGCTCGCCAACTGGATGATCTACGGCGATCCGGGCTTCGACGTCTTCGCCATGGACGTTTCCCGCTATGGCGACTACGCGACGCTCGCCTATACGAATGCCAAGGTGCGCGAGAACTATGCCCGCCGCTTCTCGATCCGCTATCCGAACGAGGAGCTGCCGGCCGCGCGCCCGCTGCTGACGACACCGATCTACGACAAGTTGAAGGAGGCCGGCGGCGTCTTCGGTGCTTACTACGGTCTCGAACAGGCATTGTGGTTCGCGCCGAAGGGTGAGGTCGATCAATTCTCCTGGCGCCGTTCCAACGATTTCGATGTCGTCGGCGCCGAAGCCAAGGCAGTGCGCGAGAGCGTCGGCCTGATGGAGACCTCGGGCTTTGCCAAATATTCGGTCAAGGGACCGGGCGCCGAAGCCTTCCTCGACAGGCTACTGACCTGCCGTATCCCGGCCGTGGGTCGCATGACGCTGGCGCCGATGTTGAAGCATGACGGCAAGCTGATCGGCGATTTCACGCTGGCGAAGCTCGGTGAGGGGGATTTCCTTCTCATCGGCTCCGGCATTGCCGAAGCCTATCATATGCGCTGGTTCGAAAGCCTGTTGCCGAAGGATGGTTCGGTCGAGCTGAAAGCACTCGGTCTTTCGCTGCTCGGCCTCTCGATTGCTGGTCCGAACGCCCGCAAGCTGCTGCAGAAGCTGACCCATCAGGATCTCTCGACTGCCGTGTTCCCCTTCATGTCGATCCGCCGCATGGATATCGGCATGGCGCCCGCGATTGTCGGCCGCGTCTCCTATACGGGCGATCTCGGCTATGAGATCTGGATGAAGCCGGAGCATCAGCGTTATATCTTCGACCTTCTGATGCAGGAAGGCGCCGAGTTCGATATCCGCCTCTTCGGGCTGAGAGCGCTGAATGCGCTGCGCCTCGACAAGTCCTATGGCAGCTGGGCACGCGAATACCGGCCGCTCTACGGGCCGTTCGAGGCCGGTCTCAACCGATTCGTGGCGCTGTCCAAGGAAGCTGATTTCATCGGCAAGGCGGCTGCCGCCAAAGAGAAGGCGGAGGGTGGCACCTTGCGGCTGCGCACCTTCATCCTTTCGGCGGGGGATGCCGACGTCATCGGCGACGAGCCGATCTATCACAATGGCGCGGTTTGCGGCTGGGTGACGTCGGGTGGCTATGCGCACGGCTCCGGCCTTTCGGTCGCCGTCGGTTATGTGCCGAAGGAAATCGCCGACGAGACGCAGGGATGGTCGATCGAATTGCTCGGCGAACTCTTGCCGGCAAAGCTGCAGGCCGAGCCGCTGTTCGATGCGGATGGCGCCAGGATGCGCGCGTAA
- a CDS encoding sarcosine oxidase subunit gamma family protein: MSVAFQNRHVLEDHISGFEAAANPNHLAVVRRPAIFSVLGRAGDQDGVLASLKALKDVSVRDAGPREWFVVSETLGADSMARDLFTLDPARASFFEQSDGRVLLHISGPNVRRILAKCVAVDLHPQVFAEGHSANMLCCHVSANVARTGPDRFEIIVPRSYAGSVFEEIMEMGREFALTAGFTD; encoded by the coding sequence ATGAGCGTCGCTTTTCAGAACAGGCATGTGCTGGAAGATCATATTTCCGGCTTCGAGGCTGCAGCCAATCCGAATCATCTCGCGGTGGTGCGCCGCCCGGCCATCTTCTCCGTGCTTGGCAGGGCGGGAGATCAGGACGGCGTTTTGGCAAGCCTGAAGGCGTTGAAGGACGTATCGGTTCGCGATGCCGGACCTAGAGAATGGTTCGTGGTATCGGAGACGCTCGGCGCCGATAGTATGGCGCGGGATCTCTTCACGCTCGATCCGGCTCGTGCCTCCTTCTTCGAGCAAAGTGACGGGCGCGTACTGCTCCACATTTCCGGCCCCAACGTCCGTCGCATCCTCGCCAAATGCGTCGCCGTCGATTTGCATCCGCAGGTTTTTGCCGAGGGCCATTCGGCCAATATGCTCTGCTGTCATGTCAGCGCCAATGTTGCGCGCACTGGCCCCGATCGCTTCGAAATCATCGTGCCGCGTTCCTATGCCGGCAGCGTGTTCGAAGAGATCATGGAGATGGGCCGCGAGTTCGCGCTTACGGCGGGCTTCACCGACTGA
- the livM gene encoding high-affinity branched-chain amino acid ABC transporter permease LivM, with the protein MANSNFVAGKTAPGLVQKGITDALWTAVIAFGMFVLYIGLKTDQNMDNKLIIVQRWGLLAIIVAIAAVGRFIMTVFVQPYLAARKAAKAKVVEVEGEPSFAARHFNKIALVLLLIYPLAAVAILGPQGSLTYVDNFGIQILIYVMLAWGLNIVVGLAGLLDLGYVAFYAVGAYSYALLSMHFGLSFWLLLPISGLLAGLWGMILGFPVLRLRGDYLAIVTLAFGEIIRIVLTNWTDVTQGSFGISNITKASLFGIYTFDMKDPHNFVRSFGLPISSAWYKIFLFYVILLLCMLTAYVTIRLRRMPIGRAWEALREDEIACRSLGINTVTTKLTAFATGAMFGGFAGSFFAARQGFVSPESFVFLESAVILAIVVLGGMGSLKGIAIAAIAMVGGTELLRDMDFLKLIFGPDFTPELYRMLIFGLAMVVVMIFKPRGFVGTREPTAFLKERKAISGSFTKEGHG; encoded by the coding sequence ATGGCAAATTCAAACTTCGTTGCAGGCAAGACCGCACCCGGCCTTGTCCAGAAGGGGATTACGGACGCCCTCTGGACCGCTGTCATCGCCTTCGGCATGTTCGTCCTCTATATCGGTCTCAAGACCGATCAGAACATGGACAACAAGCTGATCATCGTGCAGCGCTGGGGCCTTCTGGCGATCATCGTTGCAATCGCTGCCGTCGGCCGCTTTATCATGACGGTCTTCGTTCAGCCTTACCTGGCCGCGCGAAAGGCCGCCAAGGCCAAGGTGGTTGAGGTGGAGGGCGAACCCAGCTTCGCCGCCAGGCATTTCAACAAGATCGCGCTCGTGCTCCTGCTCATCTATCCGTTGGCGGCAGTGGCGATCTTGGGTCCGCAGGGGTCGCTGACCTATGTCGACAATTTCGGCATTCAGATCCTTATCTACGTGATGCTCGCCTGGGGTCTGAACATCGTCGTCGGCCTCGCCGGCCTGCTCGACCTCGGTTATGTTGCCTTCTACGCGGTCGGTGCCTATTCCTACGCGCTGTTATCGATGCATTTCGGCCTGTCCTTCTGGCTGCTTCTGCCGATATCGGGCCTTCTTGCAGGGCTCTGGGGCATGATCCTGGGCTTTCCGGTCCTACGTCTGCGAGGTGACTATCTGGCGATCGTCACGCTGGCCTTCGGCGAAATCATCCGCATCGTGCTGACCAACTGGACCGATGTGACACAGGGCAGCTTCGGCATCTCCAACATCACCAAGGCGTCGCTCTTCGGCATCTATACCTTCGATATGAAGGATCCGCACAACTTCGTCCGCAGCTTCGGTCTGCCGATCTCGTCTGCCTGGTACAAGATCTTCCTGTTCTACGTCATCCTGTTGCTCTGCATGCTGACCGCCTATGTGACGATCCGCCTGCGTCGGATGCCGATCGGACGTGCGTGGGAAGCGCTGCGCGAGGATGAAATCGCCTGCCGCTCGCTCGGCATCAATACGGTGACGACGAAGCTCACGGCTTTTGCCACCGGCGCGATGTTCGGCGGCTTCGCAGGGTCGTTCTTCGCGGCACGTCAGGGTTTCGTCTCGCCGGAATCCTTCGTCTTCCTCGAATCCGCCGTGATCCTTGCCATCGTCGTTCTCGGCGGCATGGGATCGCTGAAGGGCATCGCGATTGCCGCGATCGCCATGGTCGGCGGCACCGAGCTGCTGCGCGACATGGATTTCCTCAAGCTGATCTTCGGGCCGGACTTCACCCCGGAACTCTACCGCATGCTGATCTTCGGCCTTGCCATGGTGGTCGTGATGATCTTCAAGCCGCGCGGCTTTGTCGGCACGCGTGAGCCAACCGCCTTCCTCAAGGAGCGAAAAGCGATCTCCGGCAGCTTTACCAAGGAGGGCCACGGCTGA
- a CDS encoding branched-chain amino acid ABC transporter substrate-binding protein: MKKYLLSAVALSAMIAFGGVAKADIIVGVGGPLTGPNAAFGAQLQKGAEQAAADINAAGGINGEKIKIELGDDVSDAKQGVSVANKFVADGVKFVVGHFNSGVSIPASEVYAENGILQITPASTNPQFTERGLWNTFRTCGRDDQQGEVAGKYIADNFKGAKVAVVHDKTPYGQGLADETKKNLNADGVKEVLYEGITPGDKDYSALIAKMKQAGVDFVYYGGLHTEAGLIMRQMADQGVKAHFMSGDGIVSNELASIAGDAVDGTLMTFAPDPRKNPASADLVAKFRAAGYEPEGYTLYSYSALQVIAAAAKAAGSNDPMAVADAIKAKGPFKTAIGDLGFNAKGDITRPDYVMYKWSKGSDGKYNYAEIAK, translated from the coding sequence ATGAAGAAGTATCTTCTGTCGGCGGTGGCTTTGTCGGCGATGATCGCTTTCGGCGGCGTTGCGAAGGCAGACATCATTGTTGGCGTTGGCGGTCCGTTGACGGGCCCGAATGCTGCGTTTGGCGCGCAGCTTCAGAAGGGTGCAGAGCAGGCAGCTGCCGACATCAATGCAGCCGGCGGCATCAACGGGGAAAAGATCAAGATCGAACTCGGCGACGACGTCTCCGACGCCAAGCAGGGTGTTTCGGTTGCCAACAAGTTCGTCGCTGACGGCGTCAAGTTCGTTGTCGGTCACTTCAACTCGGGCGTTTCCATTCCGGCTTCGGAAGTCTACGCTGAAAACGGCATCCTGCAGATCACTCCCGCTTCGACCAACCCGCAATTCACCGAACGCGGCCTGTGGAACACCTTCCGTACTTGCGGTCGTGACGACCAGCAGGGCGAGGTTGCCGGCAAGTATATCGCCGACAATTTCAAGGGCGCCAAGGTTGCCGTCGTTCATGACAAGACCCCGTATGGTCAGGGCCTGGCTGACGAAACCAAGAAGAACCTCAACGCCGACGGCGTGAAGGAAGTTCTTTATGAAGGCATCACCCCCGGCGACAAGGACTACTCGGCCCTCATCGCCAAGATGAAGCAGGCTGGCGTCGACTTCGTATACTACGGCGGTCTGCATACCGAAGCCGGCCTCATCATGCGTCAGATGGCCGACCAGGGCGTGAAGGCTCACTTCATGTCGGGTGACGGTATCGTCTCGAACGAGCTGGCCTCGATCGCTGGCGATGCGGTTGACGGCACGCTGATGACCTTCGCTCCGGACCCGCGCAAGAACCCGGCTTCCGCCGATCTCGTCGCGAAGTTCCGCGCTGCCGGCTACGAGCCGGAAGGCTACACGCTCTACTCGTACTCGGCTCTGCAGGTTATCGCTGCCGCCGCCAAGGCTGCGGGTTCCAACGATCCGATGGCAGTTGCTGACGCGATCAAGGCAAAGGGTCCGTTCAAGACCGCTATCGGCGACCTCGGCTTCAATGCCAAGGGCGACATCACCCGCCCGGACTACGTCATGTACAAGTGGTCCAAGGGTTCTGACGGCAAGTACAACTACGCCGAAATCGCGAAGTAA
- a CDS encoding DUF6867 family protein has translation MQGLLFDSDTGGRMVIRAVIVILGFWTAWRAGRAVASNWETYPLVVIYSFLIGLGLQFLHHALFSGPVFDVTIYIIDVVLLLVFATAGYRYRRTDQMVNNYYWLYEKTSAFSWKKKN, from the coding sequence ATGCAGGGACTTCTCTTCGACAGCGATACCGGCGGCCGCATGGTCATCCGCGCTGTTATCGTCATCCTGGGTTTCTGGACCGCATGGCGCGCCGGCCGCGCCGTCGCGTCCAACTGGGAAACCTATCCGCTTGTCGTCATCTACAGCTTTCTGATCGGCCTTGGCCTGCAGTTTCTGCATCATGCGCTGTTCAGCGGCCCGGTGTTCGACGTCACTATCTACATCATCGACGTCGTACTTCTGCTCGTCTTTGCGACGGCGGGGTACAGGTATCGGCGTACCGATCAGATGGTGAATAATTATTACTGGCTCTATGAAAAGACCTCGGCCTTTTCTTGGAAGAAGAAGAATTGA
- a CDS encoding class I SAM-dependent methyltransferase, translating into MSENDYDAFAAAYQADNENNAWNAYYERPAILSLAGDVAGLRVLDAGCGGGAHAAALVDRGAILTGVDASAGLLEIARRRLEGRARLLLADLNERLPFEDGAFDLVMASLVMHYLHDWSRPLSEFRRVLSDGGRLIFSTHHPFMDHDPASGESYFETYNFSETWHRGGKDITMRFWHRPLHAMFDALKSAGFRIDVVSEPQPDARVSTLFPDAFKSLTTKPRFLFFMVVKA; encoded by the coding sequence GTGTCTGAGAATGACTATGATGCGTTCGCAGCCGCCTATCAGGCCGACAACGAGAACAATGCCTGGAATGCCTATTATGAGCGGCCCGCAATTCTCTCGCTTGCCGGCGACGTTGCCGGACTTCGCGTCCTCGATGCGGGTTGCGGAGGCGGTGCTCATGCGGCAGCTCTGGTCGATCGAGGAGCGATCCTGACCGGTGTCGATGCGAGTGCCGGCTTGCTCGAAATCGCACGGCGTCGCCTGGAAGGGCGGGCGCGATTGTTGCTGGCTGATTTGAACGAGCGGTTGCCTTTCGAAGACGGCGCGTTCGATTTGGTCATGGCCTCACTTGTCATGCATTACCTGCACGATTGGTCGCGGCCTCTTTCGGAATTCCGACGCGTCTTGTCCGATGGCGGTCGTCTGATTTTTTCGACGCATCATCCGTTCATGGATCATGATCCGGCCAGCGGTGAGAGCTATTTCGAGACCTATAATTTCAGCGAGACGTGGCATCGCGGCGGCAAGGACATCACCATGCGGTTCTGGCACCGGCCGCTCCACGCCATGTTCGATGCGTTGAAATCGGCTGGATTTCGGATCGATGTCGTGAGCGAGCCGCAGCCGGACGCGAGGGTCAGCACTCTTTTCCCGGACGCATTCAAGAGCCTGACGACCAAGCCACGCTTCCTCTTCTTCATGGTGGTGAAGGCATAG
- a CDS encoding D-glycerate dehydrogenase, with protein sequence MSKPRILVTRRWPSAVEAVLSERFDTTLNKDDVALDAAQLREALLSYDAVLPTVSDKLPAPLFEGEAIRTKILGNFGVGFNHIDIKAAKEKGVVVTNTPGVLTDCTADIAMLLLLSVARRGGEGEREVRAGGWSGWRPTHLVGTKVTGKTVGIIGFGRIGRAFAQRCHFGFGMDVVFYNRSAIDPMEAARYGAVQLQTVEDVLDVSDFVSLHCPGGAENRHLMNADRLAAMKPGAFLINTARGDVVDETALIAALEQGTIRGAGLDVYEAEPHIPERLREMDNVVLLPHLGSATEETRTAMGMKVVDNITAFFAGRELPDRVV encoded by the coding sequence ATGAGCAAACCCCGTATTCTTGTGACCCGGCGCTGGCCGTCGGCGGTCGAGGCGGTGCTTTCGGAGCGTTTCGACACCACTCTGAACAAGGATGACGTAGCGCTGGACGCGGCGCAGCTGCGCGAGGCGTTGCTCAGCTATGACGCCGTCCTGCCGACCGTTTCCGACAAGCTTCCGGCCCCGCTTTTCGAGGGAGAGGCGATCCGGACGAAGATCCTCGGCAATTTCGGCGTCGGCTTCAATCACATCGATATCAAGGCTGCCAAGGAAAAGGGCGTAGTCGTCACCAACACGCCAGGCGTGCTGACGGACTGCACGGCCGATATCGCCATGCTGCTGCTTCTTTCGGTTGCCCGGCGTGGCGGCGAAGGCGAGCGCGAAGTCAGAGCCGGCGGCTGGAGCGGCTGGCGACCAACGCATCTGGTCGGTACCAAAGTGACGGGCAAGACCGTCGGCATCATCGGCTTCGGCCGTATCGGTCGTGCCTTCGCGCAACGTTGCCATTTTGGCTTCGGCATGGATGTCGTTTTCTACAACCGCTCCGCCATCGATCCCATGGAGGCCGCACGCTATGGCGCCGTGCAACTGCAGACGGTCGAGGATGTTTTGGACGTCTCCGATTTCGTCTCTCTGCATTGCCCCGGCGGCGCCGAGAACCGCCATCTGATGAATGCGGACCGCCTTGCCGCCATGAAGCCCGGCGCCTTCCTGATCAATACCGCAAGGGGCGATGTCGTCGACGAGACGGCGCTGATTGCGGCGTTGGAGCAGGGAACGATCCGCGGCGCCGGCCTCGATGTCTATGAAGCGGAGCCGCATATTCCGGAGCGGCTGCGGGAAATGGACAATGTCGTGCTCCTGCCGCATCTCGGCAGCGCCACGGAAGAAACGCGCACGGCCATGGGCATGAAGGTCGTCGACAATATCACTGCTTTTTTTGCCGGAAGGGAGCTGCCGGACCGCGTGGTCTAG
- a CDS encoding ABC transporter ATP-binding protein: MAAQPLLKVAGVETYYGNIRALAGVDIEVNSGEIVSLIGANGAGKSTLMMTICGSPQARTGSVTFDGRDITRMPTHEIARLRIAQSPEGRRIFPRMTVYENLQMGASLDKLKYFSEDVEKIFTLFPRLKERQSQRGGTLSGGEQQMLSIGRALMARPKLLLLDEPSLGLAPLIVKGIFEAIKVLNQTQGLTVFLVEQNAFAALKLSDRAYVMVNGRVTMSGSGKELLANPEVRAAYLEGGHH; encoded by the coding sequence ATGGCGGCGCAACCACTTCTGAAAGTCGCGGGTGTCGAAACCTATTACGGCAATATCCGCGCTCTTGCCGGCGTCGACATCGAAGTCAACAGCGGCGAGATCGTCAGCCTGATCGGCGCCAACGGTGCCGGCAAATCGACGCTGATGATGACGATCTGCGGCAGCCCGCAGGCGCGCACCGGCTCGGTCACCTTCGACGGCCGCGATATCACGCGCATGCCGACGCATGAGATTGCCCGGCTTCGCATCGCGCAGTCGCCGGAGGGGCGGCGCATCTTCCCGCGCATGACGGTCTACGAAAACCTGCAGATGGGGGCGAGCCTCGACAAGCTCAAATACTTCAGCGAGGACGTCGAGAAGATCTTCACGCTCTTCCCGCGCCTGAAGGAGCGACAGTCGCAGCGCGGCGGTACGCTTTCGGGTGGCGAGCAGCAGATGCTCTCGATCGGCCGTGCGCTGATGGCACGCCCCAAGCTGTTGCTTCTCGACGAGCCGTCGCTCGGTCTGGCGCCGCTGATCGTCAAAGGCATTTTCGAAGCCATCAAGGTCCTGAACCAGACTCAGGGGCTGACCGTGTTCCTCGTCGAGCAGAACGCCTTTGCGGCGCTGAAGCTTTCAGACCGCGCCTATGTGATGGTCAACGGCCGGGTGACGATGAGCGGTTCGGGCAAGGAACTGCTCGCCAATCCGGAAGTGCGCGCCGCCTATCTCGAAGGCGGACATCATTGA
- a CDS encoding branched-chain amino acid ABC transporter permease produces MDYFIQQLLNGLTLGSIYGLIAIGYTMVYGIIGMINFAHGDVFMLGGFAALITYLVLVSLFAGLPVAIMLLVMLIVAMLMTSLWNWVIERVAYRPLRGSFRLAPLITAIGMSIVLSNFIQVAQGPRNKPIPTLVGDVYNFGGVSLSLKQIIIFIVTVVLLAAFWYIVNKTALGRAQRATEQDRKMAALLGINVDRTISITFIMGAALAAVAGTMYLMYYGVANFTDGFVPGVKAFTAAVLGGIGSLPGAVLGGLMIGFIESFWSGNFPIAYKDVATYGILAFVLIFKPTGILGRPEVEKV; encoded by the coding sequence ATGGATTATTTTATCCAGCAGCTCTTAAACGGGCTGACTCTCGGGTCGATCTACGGCCTGATCGCCATTGGTTATACCATGGTTTACGGCATCATCGGCATGATCAACTTTGCCCACGGTGACGTTTTCATGCTCGGCGGTTTCGCTGCTCTCATCACCTATCTGGTTCTCGTTTCGCTCTTCGCCGGCCTGCCGGTTGCGATCATGCTGCTTGTCATGCTGATTGTCGCCATGCTGATGACGAGCCTGTGGAATTGGGTGATCGAGCGGGTGGCTTATCGGCCGCTGCGCGGTTCGTTCCGCCTTGCGCCGCTGATCACGGCGATCGGCATGTCGATCGTTCTGTCGAATTTCATCCAGGTCGCACAGGGTCCGCGTAACAAGCCGATCCCGACGCTTGTGGGTGATGTCTACAACTTCGGCGGCGTCTCGCTGTCCCTGAAGCAGATCATCATCTTCATCGTTACCGTCGTGTTGCTGGCCGCCTTCTGGTATATCGTCAACAAGACGGCGCTTGGGCGTGCTCAGCGGGCGACCGAACAGGACCGCAAGATGGCGGCGCTGCTCGGCATCAATGTCGATCGCACCATCTCGATCACCTTCATCATGGGTGCGGCATTGGCTGCCGTCGCCGGCACGATGTATCTGATGTATTATGGCGTCGCCAACTTCACGGACGGCTTCGTGCCGGGTGTCAAGGCCTTCACGGCTGCGGTTCTGGGCGGCATTGGCTCGCTTCCGGGCGCTGTTCTCGGTGGTCTGATGATCGGCTTCATCGAGTCGTTCTGGTCTGGCAATTTTCCCATCGCGTATAAGGATGTCGCGACATACGGCATCCTTGCTTTCGTTCTGATCTTCAAGCCGACGGGCATCCTCGGGCGGCCGGAAGTCGAAAAGGTATAA